A single window of Microbispora hainanensis DNA harbors:
- a CDS encoding NAD-dependent epimerase/dehydratase family protein — MKILVIGGSVFLGRAIVDEALRRGHEVTTFNRGRSGTDLPGVEAVRGDRESTDDLRRLADGRQWDAVIDVCGFVPRVVLESVRTLSGHAPHYTFISSISAYPDWPGKPGVDETFPRHECPPDADAEFGDYGVLKAGCERAVEQHFDGGALVIQPGLILGPHENVGRLPWWLTRISRGGRVLAPGNPAFPMQLIDARDIAAFALDHAAKGTTGRYMTGGVQGNTTYGDWLNDCVEATGSDAELVWVDDAFLVEQGVEMWTELPLWAPEADNPGVWTHSSAKAIAAGLTCRPVRETVRDTWEWLKDIPEERRSFGGRMRHGIDPDKEARILAAWDARS, encoded by the coding sequence ATGAAAATTCTGGTCATCGGCGGTTCGGTGTTCCTCGGACGCGCCATCGTGGACGAGGCGCTGCGGCGCGGTCATGAGGTCACGACGTTCAACCGGGGCAGGAGCGGGACGGACCTGCCCGGCGTGGAAGCGGTGCGCGGCGACCGCGAGAGCACCGACGACCTGCGGCGGCTCGCCGACGGCAGGCAGTGGGACGCGGTGATCGACGTGTGCGGCTTCGTTCCCCGCGTCGTCCTGGAGTCCGTACGGACGCTGTCGGGGCACGCTCCGCACTACACGTTCATCTCCAGCATCTCCGCCTATCCGGACTGGCCCGGCAAGCCGGGCGTCGACGAGACCTTCCCCCGCCACGAGTGCCCGCCGGACGCGGACGCCGAGTTCGGCGACTACGGCGTGCTGAAGGCCGGGTGCGAGCGGGCGGTCGAGCAGCACTTCGACGGCGGCGCGCTGGTCATCCAGCCCGGCCTGATCCTCGGCCCGCACGAGAACGTGGGCCGGCTGCCCTGGTGGCTCACCCGCATCTCCCGAGGCGGGCGGGTGCTCGCACCCGGCAACCCGGCGTTCCCGATGCAGCTCATCGACGCCCGGGACATCGCGGCGTTCGCCCTCGACCATGCGGCCAAGGGCACCACCGGCCGCTACATGACGGGCGGGGTGCAGGGCAACACGACGTACGGCGACTGGCTGAACGACTGCGTGGAGGCCACCGGCTCGGACGCGGAGCTGGTGTGGGTCGACGACGCCTTCCTGGTGGAGCAGGGCGTGGAGATGTGGACCGAGCTGCCGCTGTGGGCCCCGGAGGCGGACAACCCGGGCGTGTGGACGCACTCCTCCGCCAAGGCCATCGCCGCGGGTCTCACCTGCAGGCCGGTGCGGGAGACCGTCCGCGACACCTGGGAGTGGCTGAAGGACATCCCCGAGGAGCGGCGCAGCTTCGGCGGCCGGATGCGCCACGGCATCGACCCGGACAAGGAGGCCCGCATCCTCGCCGCCTGGGACGCCCGCTCCTGA
- a CDS encoding helix-turn-helix domain-containing protein has protein sequence MSGPFSAPPQPDGLASAAEFVAALRRLRQWSGLTYRQLTAAAKASGDVLPSSTIAGALGRTTLPREEFVAAFVRACGLGEAETARWVAHRKRLAAGMVPPADPHDTAVGRNRPTGPPEQPRPDVRRDEAGSADPGGLGERDQADHTVQAGTARQADSTARADPTGRTGPAARAHSTRQAERARRADPSAPTDPAGQADSPGDASPGAQAGPRAQADIAGQADSTGEAGPRAQADIAGEVDPTAQTDPAAPAGAGGPPGPDAAAVRLGTRALRRLTVAGAVAAVLLLATGAVLAQLRISWAGGDARPSAAPEEHHTPPATSLAVPTAGSKRPPRDGWYHIVPLHVADRDLCLGEGRERNGRTDRPLAVQRPCQDLVPDTYLRAAGGAYEIQWHHPKEGVGCLTVDEALRGPGALVAPENCTGARHQRFVLVPAGAGFALRPLHSGLCLGALYGEPDVVPGAELAQQSCTGQRDQVFLFRPVPVPPWTRAHRTSADRASHALFPAGVTKRGTAQPVPA, from the coding sequence GTGTCAGGGCCGTTCAGCGCGCCTCCCCAGCCGGACGGTCTCGCCTCCGCCGCCGAATTCGTCGCCGCGCTGCGCCGTCTCCGCCAGTGGTCCGGTCTGACCTACCGGCAGCTCACTGCCGCCGCCAAGGCGTCGGGAGACGTGCTGCCCAGCAGCACGATCGCCGGGGCCCTCGGACGCACGACCCTCCCCAGGGAGGAGTTCGTGGCGGCCTTCGTACGGGCCTGCGGGCTCGGTGAGGCCGAGACGGCGCGCTGGGTGGCGCACAGGAAACGGCTGGCCGCAGGCATGGTGCCCCCGGCCGATCCGCACGACACGGCCGTAGGCCGGAACCGCCCGACCGGACCGCCGGAGCAGCCCCGCCCTGATGTCCGGCGCGACGAGGCCGGCAGCGCCGACCCCGGCGGTCTCGGCGAGCGCGACCAGGCCGATCACACGGTCCAGGCCGGAACCGCCCGCCAGGCCGATTCGACGGCCCGAGCCGATCCCACCGGCCGGACCGGCCCCGCAGCGCGGGCCCACTCCACGCGCCAGGCGGAACGCGCAAGGCGGGCCGATCCCAGCGCTCCGACGGACCCCGCAGGCCAGGCCGATTCCCCAGGCGACGCCAGTCCTGGAGCCCAGGCCGGTCCCAGGGCTCAGGCCGACATCGCAGGCCAGGCCGATTCCACAGGCGAGGCCGGTCCCAGGGCACAGGCCGACATCGCAGGCGAGGTCGATCCCACAGCCCAGACCGATCCCGCCGCACCCGCCGGGGCGGGCGGTCCGCCAGGACCTGACGCGGCAGCCGTACGGCTGGGGACACGGGCGCTGCGGCGGCTCACCGTGGCAGGGGCCGTCGCCGCGGTCCTGCTCCTCGCCACGGGCGCGGTCCTGGCGCAACTGCGCATCTCCTGGGCCGGCGGCGACGCGCGGCCCTCGGCCGCTCCCGAGGAGCACCACACCCCGCCCGCCACCTCCCTCGCCGTCCCGACGGCCGGAAGCAAGCGCCCCCCGCGCGACGGGTGGTATCACATCGTCCCATTGCACGTCGCCGACCGTGACCTGTGCCTCGGGGAGGGACGCGAACGCAACGGGAGGACCGACCGGCCACTGGCCGTGCAGCGTCCCTGCCAGGATCTCGTCCCCGACACCTATCTGCGGGCGGCCGGCGGCGCCTACGAGATCCAGTGGCACCATCCCAAGGAGGGCGTCGGCTGCCTCACGGTCGACGAGGCACTGCGCGGCCCGGGCGCGCTGGTCGCCCCCGAGAACTGCACCGGAGCCCGGCACCAGCGCTTCGTGCTGGTGCCCGCCGGGGCGGGGTTCGCACTGCGCCCCCTGCACAGCGGGCTGTGCCTCGGAGCGCTGTACGGCGAGCCCGACGTGGTCCCCGGCGCCGAGCTCGCCCAGCAGTCGTGCACCGGGCAGCGCGACCAGGTGTTCCTCTTCCGCCCGGTTCCCGTCCCCCCGTGGACGCGCGCTCATCGCACCAGCGCGGACCGCGCGTCTCACGCTCTCTTTCCCGCTGGGGTCACGAAGCGAGGAACGGCGCAGCCCGTACCTGCGTGA
- a CDS encoding YbhB/YbcL family Raf kinase inhibitor-like protein, with amino-acid sequence MGSPRKSAVTRAAVTVTALTLAASGCGILGGGSPRNLDVINVSSPQFRDGAPLPDDYSCKGGQGNPPLRWSGTSGAKSVALVVDDNSPRSGPEVHWVVFDIDPATTELGMNDVPRGARQGRNSSGKVGYAPPCRADGSYRFTVYALNAKLDLKQGADLAETLEGIASHTIARGRLTANTIE; translated from the coding sequence ATGGGATCGCCGAGAAAATCAGCGGTCACGCGAGCCGCCGTCACGGTGACGGCTCTCACGCTGGCCGCGTCGGGCTGCGGAATCCTGGGCGGGGGATCGCCGAGGAACCTCGACGTCATCAACGTGTCGAGCCCGCAGTTCCGCGACGGCGCCCCCCTGCCGGACGACTACTCCTGTAAGGGGGGGCAGGGCAACCCGCCTCTCCGCTGGTCGGGCACGTCGGGCGCCAAGTCGGTGGCCCTCGTGGTCGACGACAACAGTCCCCGCAGCGGCCCGGAGGTGCACTGGGTGGTGTTCGACATCGACCCCGCGACGACCGAGCTGGGCATGAACGACGTCCCCCGAGGGGCCCGGCAGGGCAGGAACTCGAGCGGGAAGGTGGGCTATGCGCCCCCATGCCGGGCCGACGGCAGCTACCGTTTCACTGTCTACGCACTGAACGCGAAGCTCGACCTGAAGCAGGGCGCCGACCTCGCGGAGACCCTGGAGGGCATCGCGAGTCACACCATCGCCCGTGGGCGCCTCACGGCGAACACGATCGAGTGA
- a CDS encoding SulP family inorganic anion transporter — protein MTISDETITPGNWMSVLRHDVPASLVVFLVAVPLSLGVAVASGAPVAAGLVAAVVGGVVAGALGGSVVQVSGPAAGLSLVVAELVHTYGWRATCAITVMAGLLQLALGGLKVARAALGVSPAVVHGMLAGVGVVIALSQLHIVLGGSPRRSALENVLELPAQILDNHTHAVMIGVLTIGVLLVWGRIPRLRAVPAPLAALMIATLTAAVSGWDLTKVDLQGGFASVQGPVMPQGDWHAIAGAVLLVALLAGVESLLTCVASNRLHDGPRANLDRDLTAQGVANMVSGALGGLPVAGVVVRTTTNARAGARTRWSSVLHGVWVLLFTALFAWMIALIPLEALAALLLFIGVQMVNLGHVRNLHNHREVPVYFVTMAGVVLIGLAEGVAIGLGLAALLALRRLAWVSVDVRPTGERRWRVVVTGSLTFLGVPRLTEALRGIPAGAAVELDLHLDFMDNAAFEALHAWRLEHERTGGVIDVDEPHAEWYSAAINGVRLFPARIPPRHDRWWLPWAYRRRSRSLATAGSYAVIGADGGKHDDISMLCEPQGVPDLLEGTREFQRRTAPMVRPVLHRMARKQSPSHLFITCADSRIVPNIITASGPGDLFTLRNIGNLVPRAGAVPADDSVAATIEYAVKVLGVRTITVCGHSGCGAMAALLGEVPDLPALRSWLRHGRQSLARFVAAEPHDDDTGPLDRLCRINVIQQLDNLRTHPFVDTLVQAGKLDLTGLYFDIGAARVHVLEQERFTPVPELRTG, from the coding sequence ATGACAATCAGTGACGAGACGATTACGCCGGGTAACTGGATGTCCGTACTCCGGCATGACGTGCCCGCATCGCTGGTGGTCTTCCTGGTGGCGGTGCCGCTGTCGCTCGGCGTCGCGGTGGCGTCCGGTGCGCCGGTGGCGGCCGGGCTCGTCGCCGCCGTGGTCGGCGGCGTGGTGGCCGGCGCCCTCGGCGGCTCCGTCGTCCAGGTCAGCGGGCCGGCCGCGGGTCTGTCCCTGGTGGTCGCCGAGCTGGTCCACACCTACGGCTGGCGTGCCACGTGCGCCATCACCGTGATGGCCGGCCTGCTCCAGCTCGCGCTCGGCGGGCTGAAGGTCGCGCGGGCGGCGCTCGGGGTCTCCCCCGCGGTCGTCCACGGCATGCTCGCCGGGGTCGGCGTGGTGATCGCGCTGTCCCAGCTGCACATCGTGCTCGGCGGTTCCCCGCGGCGCTCCGCGCTGGAGAACGTGCTCGAACTTCCCGCCCAGATCCTCGACAACCACACGCACGCCGTCATGATCGGCGTGCTGACGATCGGGGTCCTGCTCGTGTGGGGCCGGATCCCCCGGCTGCGCGCCGTGCCCGCGCCGCTCGCCGCGCTGATGATCGCCACGCTGACGGCCGCGGTGTCGGGCTGGGATCTGACGAAGGTGGACCTCCAGGGCGGGTTCGCCTCCGTTCAGGGACCTGTGATGCCGCAGGGCGACTGGCACGCGATCGCGGGAGCCGTCCTCCTCGTCGCCCTCCTCGCCGGAGTCGAGTCGCTGCTGACCTGCGTGGCGTCCAACCGCCTGCACGACGGTCCCCGCGCCAACCTCGACCGCGACCTCACCGCGCAGGGCGTGGCGAACATGGTGTCCGGCGCGCTCGGCGGCCTTCCGGTGGCGGGCGTCGTCGTACGCACGACCACCAACGCGCGGGCGGGCGCCCGCACCCGCTGGTCCTCGGTGCTCCACGGGGTGTGGGTGCTGCTCTTCACCGCGCTCTTCGCCTGGATGATCGCGCTGATCCCCCTGGAGGCGCTCGCGGCGCTGCTGCTGTTCATCGGCGTGCAGATGGTCAACCTCGGGCACGTCCGCAACCTGCACAACCACCGCGAGGTGCCGGTCTACTTCGTGACGATGGCCGGTGTCGTGCTGATCGGCCTGGCCGAGGGCGTGGCGATCGGCCTCGGGCTGGCCGCCCTGCTCGCCCTGCGCCGCCTGGCCTGGGTCTCCGTCGACGTACGGCCCACGGGCGAGCGGCGCTGGCGGGTCGTCGTCACCGGGTCGCTGACGTTCCTCGGCGTGCCCCGGCTGACCGAGGCGCTGCGCGGCATCCCCGCGGGGGCCGCGGTCGAGCTCGACCTGCACCTCGACTTCATGGACAACGCCGCCTTCGAGGCGCTGCACGCCTGGCGGCTTGAGCACGAACGCACCGGCGGCGTGATCGACGTGGACGAGCCGCACGCCGAGTGGTACTCCGCCGCGATCAACGGCGTCCGCCTGTTCCCGGCCAGGATTCCACCCCGGCACGACCGCTGGTGGCTGCCCTGGGCCTACCGGCGCCGCTCCCGTTCCCTGGCTACGGCCGGGTCCTACGCGGTGATCGGCGCCGACGGCGGGAAGCACGACGACATCTCCATGCTCTGCGAGCCGCAGGGCGTGCCCGATCTGCTGGAGGGGACACGGGAGTTCCAGCGCAGGACCGCGCCGATGGTCCGCCCGGTGCTGCACCGCATGGCCCGCAAGCAGTCGCCGTCGCACCTGTTCATCACCTGCGCCGACTCGCGCATCGTGCCCAACATCATCACCGCGAGCGGCCCCGGCGACCTGTTCACGCTGCGCAACATCGGCAATCTCGTGCCGCGCGCCGGCGCCGTCCCGGCCGACGACTCGGTGGCGGCCACGATCGAGTACGCCGTGAAGGTGCTCGGCGTACGCACGATCACGGTCTGCGGGCACTCGGGATGCGGCGCGATGGCCGCCCTGCTGGGTGAGGTGCCCGACCTGCCCGCGCTGCGGAGCTGGCTGCGGCACGGACGGCAGAGCCTGGCCAGGTTCGTGGCCGCCGAGCCGCATGACGACGACACCGGGCCGCTCGACCGGCTCTGCCGGATCAACGTCATCCAGCAGCTCGACAATCTGCGGACCCATCCGTTCGTGGACACCCTCGTACAGGCCGGGAAGCTGGACCTCACCGGCCTGTACTTCGACATCGGCGCGGCGCGGGTGCACGTGCTGGAGCAGGAACGCTTCACGCCGGTCCCCGAGCTGCGCACCGGCTGA